One Nicotiana tomentosiformis chromosome 4, ASM39032v3, whole genome shotgun sequence genomic window carries:
- the LOC104106595 gene encoding LOW QUALITY PROTEIN: auxin-responsive protein SAUR36 (The sequence of the model RefSeq protein was modified relative to this genomic sequence to represent the inferred CDS: inserted 1 base in 1 codon), producing the protein MKSPSKRLSNIIAKWRXKKGQFVVYTKEGKRFDVPLYYLNHPIFKVLLEMAEEEYGSSVNGPLKVPCENELMEYILCLLRTKPDAEIEEAISSISTCRGTHVSSNFSPFQCGGLVEIVS; encoded by the exons ATGAAGAGTCCTTCAAAGAGGTTAAGTAACATCATAGCCAAGTGGA AAAAGAAAGGTCAATTTGTTGTGTATACAAAGGAAGGCAAGAGATTTGATGTGCCATTGTATTATTtaaatcatccaattttcaaaGTTCTACTTGAGATGGCTGAAGAGGAATATGGTTCAAGTGTGAATGGTCCTTTGAAAGTTCCTTGTGAGAATGAATTAATGGAATATATTCTCTGTTTGTTGAGAACAAAACCTGATGCTGAAATAGAAGAAGCAATTTCCTCTATTTCTACATGTAGAGGAACACATGTTTCTTCTAATTTCTCACCTTTTCAGTGCGGTGGTCTAGTTGAAATTGTATCGTGA